From one Synechocystis sp. PCC 6803 substr. PCC-P genomic stretch:
- a CDS encoding CRR6 family NdhI maturation factor: MVTITVTPEQLSSLDLSPVQSWLERAISLNLNRIDESALATIEKQVQFDIQFAREEGDPRELSEIPEVRLWFIRLDSVYPWFPLCLDWQAGEFTRYAAMLVPHEFHRVDGIQFNPEALDLFIMGRVFVLADWLKKYQLPAQFRLKSLAQLLGYDLDDNFLAQL; the protein is encoded by the coding sequence ATGGTCACCATCACCGTTACCCCAGAGCAACTGAGTAGTTTGGACCTTTCCCCAGTGCAATCGTGGCTGGAGCGGGCCATTAGTCTTAACCTGAATCGCATTGACGAATCTGCCCTGGCCACCATCGAAAAACAGGTACAGTTCGACATTCAATTTGCCAGGGAAGAAGGCGATCCCAGGGAATTATCAGAGATTCCCGAAGTTCGTCTGTGGTTTATCCGTCTAGATAGCGTTTATCCCTGGTTTCCCCTGTGCTTGGATTGGCAGGCCGGGGAATTTACCAGGTATGCTGCCATGCTGGTGCCCCACGAATTCCATCGGGTGGATGGCATCCAGTTCAATCCTGAAGCTCTGGATCTGTTCATTATGGGTAGGGTATTTGTGTTAGCGGACTGGTTAAAAAAATATCAACTCCCAGCCCAGTTCCGCCTCAAGTCCTTGGCTCAACTGTTGGGCTACGATTTGGACGACAATTTTTTGGCCCAGTTGTAG
- the lpdA gene encoding dihydrolipoyl dehydrogenase: MSQDFDYDLVIIGAGVGGHGAALHAVKCGLKTAIIEAKDMGGTCVNRGCIPSKALLAASGRVREMSDQDHLQQLGIQINGVTFTREAIAAHANDLVSKIQSDLTNSLTRLKVDTIRGWGKVSGPQEVTVIGDNETRILKAKEIMLCPGSVPFVPPGIEIDHKTVFTSDEAVKLETLPQWIAIIGSGYIGLEFSDVYTALGCEVTMIEALPDLMPGFDPEIAKIAERVLIKSRDIETYTGVFATKIKAGSPVEIELTDAKTKEVIDTLEVDACLVATGRIPATKNLGLETVGVETDRRGFIEVNDQMQVIKDGKPVPHLWAVGDATGKMMLAHAASGQGVVAVENICGRKTEVDYRAIPAAAFTHPEISYVGLTEAQAKELGEKEGFVVSTAKTYFKGNSKALAEKETDGIAKVVYRQDTGELLGAHIIGIHASDLIQEAAQAIADRKSVRELAFHVHAHPTLSEVLDEAYKRAV; encoded by the coding sequence ATGAGTCAGGATTTTGATTACGATTTGGTGATTATTGGCGCTGGCGTTGGCGGCCATGGGGCTGCTCTCCACGCCGTTAAATGTGGTCTGAAAACCGCCATCATCGAAGCTAAAGATATGGGCGGCACCTGTGTGAATCGGGGTTGTATCCCTTCCAAAGCTCTCCTCGCCGCCTCCGGTCGGGTGCGGGAAATGTCCGACCAAGATCATTTGCAACAACTAGGTATCCAGATCAATGGCGTTACCTTCACCAGGGAGGCGATCGCTGCCCATGCCAACGACCTTGTGAGTAAAATCCAATCTGACCTGACCAATAGCCTCACCCGTCTCAAAGTCGATACCATCCGGGGTTGGGGTAAAGTATCCGGCCCCCAGGAAGTGACGGTGATCGGGGACAACGAAACCCGCATTCTCAAAGCAAAAGAGATCATGTTATGCCCAGGCTCGGTGCCCTTTGTGCCCCCCGGCATTGAAATTGACCATAAAACTGTCTTTACCAGTGATGAAGCAGTGAAGTTGGAAACGTTGCCCCAGTGGATTGCCATCATTGGTAGTGGTTACATTGGCTTGGAATTTTCCGACGTTTACACCGCCCTCGGTTGTGAAGTGACCATGATTGAAGCCCTGCCGGATCTGATGCCAGGGTTTGATCCGGAAATTGCCAAAATTGCCGAACGGGTGCTGATTAAATCCCGGGACATTGAAACCTATACCGGCGTATTTGCCACCAAAATCAAAGCAGGTTCCCCTGTGGAAATTGAACTCACCGACGCCAAAACAAAAGAAGTGATTGACACCCTGGAAGTGGATGCTTGTTTAGTCGCCACTGGCCGCATTCCTGCCACCAAAAATTTAGGGCTGGAAACGGTGGGAGTGGAAACCGATCGCCGGGGTTTCATTGAAGTTAACGACCAAATGCAAGTGATTAAGGATGGCAAACCGGTGCCCCATCTCTGGGCGGTGGGAGATGCCACGGGCAAAATGATGCTGGCCCATGCCGCTTCTGGCCAAGGAGTGGTGGCAGTGGAAAATATCTGCGGCCGCAAAACTGAGGTGGACTACCGAGCCATTCCGGCGGCGGCCTTCACCCATCCTGAAATTAGCTACGTGGGTTTAACGGAAGCTCAAGCCAAAGAGCTAGGGGAAAAGGAAGGATTTGTGGTTAGTACGGCCAAAACTTACTTTAAGGGGAACTCCAAAGCTCTAGCAGAAAAGGAAACCGACGGCATTGCCAAAGTGGTTTACCGCCAGGATACCGGGGAATTATTGGGTGCCCACATTATCGGTATTCATGCATCGGACCTAATCCAAGAGGCGGCCCAGGCGATCGCCGACCGCAAATCAGTGCGGGAATTGGCCTTCCATGTCCATGCCCACCCCACCCTGTCGGAAGTGTTGGACGAAGCGTATAAACGGGCGGTTTAA
- a CDS encoding Uma2 family endonuclease: MTAALDQIIVYPDSDGQPMADNTLQFRWIVLIKENLECVFRDNPDVFVAGDLLWYPVERHPEIRVAPDVMVVFGRPKGERGSYQQWQEENIGPQVVFEILSPGNRLKEMAKKLVFYDQYGVEEYYIYDPERVDFTGYERQGENLVVIETIHDWVSPRLGIRFVLTQEQLEIYDPQGNRFLTTIEFSERAKIAEQENERLRELLRQAGISDGLGSN; the protein is encoded by the coding sequence ATGACCGCCGCCCTCGACCAAATCATTGTTTATCCCGATAGTGATGGACAACCAATGGCAGACAATACCCTACAGTTCCGTTGGATTGTACTGATTAAGGAAAATTTGGAATGTGTTTTTCGAGATAATCCAGATGTGTTTGTGGCGGGGGATTTGTTGTGGTATCCGGTGGAAAGACACCCAGAAATACGGGTTGCCCCTGATGTGATGGTGGTTTTTGGTCGGCCTAAGGGGGAGCGGGGTTCCTACCAACAGTGGCAAGAAGAAAATATTGGGCCCCAAGTCGTGTTTGAAATTTTATCGCCGGGTAATAGGTTAAAGGAAATGGCAAAAAAATTGGTCTTTTATGACCAGTACGGAGTAGAAGAATACTACATTTATGATCCTGAACGAGTTGATTTTACGGGATATGAGCGGCAAGGGGAAAATTTGGTTGTGATTGAAACTATTCATGATTGGGTCAGCCCCCGTTTAGGAATACGTTTTGTCCTAACCCAAGAACAGTTGGAAATTTATGATCCCCAAGGAAATCGTTTTTTGACAACAATAGAATTTTCGGAGCGGGCTAAGATTGCGGAGCAGGAAAATGAACGGTTAAGGGAGTTATTACGACAGGCCGGTATTTCTGATGGATTGGGGTCGAACTAA
- the folK gene encoding 2-amino-4-hydroxy-6-hydroxymethyldihydropteridine diphosphokinase yields the protein MAPVSPTDFPQQCHGAVVGLGGNIGPVLDNLQGAIAELALVAGIEVERCSSWYRSRAFGPPQPDYINGCVTLRVSLSPPELLQTLLAIEQKFGRIRLEKWGPRTLDLDLIFYGDRQLEQARLTIPHPQMQYRPFVLVPLAEIAPDWVDPRSGKTIIQLIEQVDCTAVWPVAPGLELGGSLEPEQVFAPGAVAVHG from the coding sequence ATGGCTCCTGTCTCCCCCACAGATTTTCCGCAACAATGCCATGGGGCAGTGGTAGGCTTGGGGGGCAATATTGGCCCAGTGCTGGACAATCTCCAAGGGGCGATCGCCGAGTTGGCCTTGGTAGCGGGCATTGAAGTGGAGCGCTGTTCTAGTTGGTACCGTAGCCGAGCTTTTGGGCCGCCGCAGCCCGACTATATCAATGGCTGTGTGACGTTACGGGTCAGTTTATCCCCCCCAGAGTTGTTGCAAACTTTACTGGCGATCGAGCAAAAATTTGGCCGCATTCGTTTGGAAAAATGGGGACCCCGCACCTTAGATCTGGATTTAATTTTCTACGGCGATCGCCAATTGGAACAGGCTAGACTGACCATTCCCCACCCGCAAATGCAATACAGACCATTTGTGCTAGTTCCCCTGGCGGAAATTGCCCCGGACTGGGTTGATCCTCGGTCGGGGAAAACCATTATTCAACTAATTGAGCAGGTGGATTGCACTGCGGTTTGGCCAGTGGCTCCAGGGCTGGAACTAGGGGGGAGTCTGGAACCAGAGCAAGTTTTTGCGCCGGGTGCTGTGGCGGTTCACGGATAA
- a CDS encoding universal stress protein: MFNRILVALDLSPAGQEVLEKGLSLAKVYGASLLLLHVLSAEEEGSPLPIPVNMDEIYPAVGNELTMEVWQQQWQTFEQEGLDTLEKRRQQALALDIECQAEQILGSPGKIICQRAKQDNSDIIVVGHRGRWGLSEILLGSVGNYVFHHAHCCVFVVPTPD; this comes from the coding sequence TTGTTCAATAGAATTCTCGTTGCCTTGGATCTGTCCCCCGCAGGTCAAGAAGTTTTAGAAAAAGGTTTATCCCTCGCCAAGGTCTATGGCGCTTCCCTATTGTTGCTTCATGTCCTGTCGGCCGAAGAAGAAGGTAGTCCCCTACCCATCCCCGTCAATATGGATGAAATTTACCCCGCCGTGGGTAATGAGTTGACCATGGAGGTGTGGCAACAGCAATGGCAAACCTTTGAACAAGAAGGGTTAGATACCCTGGAAAAACGCCGTCAGCAAGCACTGGCTTTGGACATTGAATGCCAGGCGGAACAAATTTTGGGCAGTCCAGGTAAAATTATCTGCCAGCGGGCCAAACAGGATAATAGTGACATCATTGTGGTGGGGCACCGGGGCCGGTGGGGACTAAGCGAAATTCTCCTCGGTAGTGTGGGGAACTATGTCTTTCACCACGCCCACTGTTGCGTGTTTGTGGTGCCAACTCCGGACTGA
- a CDS encoding DUF429 domain-containing protein, which yields MKFIGIDLGWRSGESGLCRLQLQSTPTGDRLGIEDLTCRLSLEEIFAWLDKGLGEAEGVMVAVDAPTIIPNQTGTRLPDRLTHKYFGKYHAGCYPANLGRPFAERTTGVGKLLEERGFLHAPEIQAQRQGRYQIEVFPHPAMVQLFQLERIIKYKKGSLAKKRQGLLELQSYIENILPQLTPALDLTLPPGMEPWRSPLTLNGKELKHQEDQWDSLICAYIGAYWWYWGRERNWVLGDESTGYIVVPTLGADQPVPDAEKN from the coding sequence ATGAAATTTATTGGCATTGATTTGGGTTGGCGTTCTGGGGAGAGTGGACTATGTCGTTTGCAACTGCAATCAACCCCCACTGGCGATCGCCTAGGGATTGAAGACCTTACCTGTCGCTTGAGTTTGGAGGAAATTTTCGCCTGGCTGGACAAAGGTTTAGGTGAAGCGGAGGGAGTCATGGTGGCGGTGGATGCTCCGACCATTATTCCCAATCAGACTGGGACTCGTTTGCCCGATCGCCTGACCCATAAATATTTTGGCAAGTACCATGCGGGTTGTTATCCGGCCAATTTGGGCCGACCTTTTGCCGAAAGAACCACCGGAGTGGGCAAATTACTAGAAGAAAGGGGGTTTCTCCATGCCCCGGAGATTCAAGCCCAACGGCAAGGGCGTTACCAAATTGAAGTATTTCCCCACCCTGCCATGGTGCAACTTTTTCAGCTAGAGCGGATCATCAAATACAAGAAAGGGAGTCTAGCCAAAAAAAGACAGGGTTTGCTGGAATTACAGTCCTACATTGAAAATATTTTGCCCCAACTAACCCCGGCTCTGGACCTTACCCTCCCCCCTGGTATGGAACCTTGGCGATCGCCATTGACCTTGAACGGCAAGGAATTGAAACACCAGGAAGACCAATGGGATAGTTTAATTTGTGCTTATATTGGCGCTTATTGGTGGTACTGGGGTCGAGAACGGAACTGGGTTTTAGGCGATGAAAGTACGGGCTATATTGTGGTGCCCACCTTAGGTGCTGACCAACCCGTACCGGATGCAGAGAAAAACTAA
- a CDS encoding flavin prenyltransferase UbiX, which translates to MAQPLILGVSGASGLIYAVRAIKHLLAADYTIELVASRASYQVWQAEQNIQMPGEPSAQAEFWRSQAGVEKGGKLICHRWGDVGATIASGSYRCAGMVVLPCSMSTVAKLAVGMSSDLLERAADVQIKEGKPLVVVPRETPLSLIHLRNLTSLAEAGVRIVPAIPAWYHQPQSVEDLVDFVVARALDQLAIDCVPLQRWQGGMEGE; encoded by the coding sequence ATGGCACAACCTTTGATTTTGGGGGTCAGCGGTGCCTCTGGGCTAATTTATGCCGTCAGAGCCATCAAGCATTTACTGGCGGCGGATTACACCATCGAACTGGTGGCTTCCCGAGCCAGCTACCAAGTTTGGCAAGCGGAACAAAATATTCAAATGCCAGGGGAACCCTCCGCCCAGGCAGAATTTTGGCGCTCTCAGGCTGGGGTAGAAAAGGGTGGCAAATTGATTTGTCACCGTTGGGGAGATGTGGGGGCCACCATTGCCAGTGGTTCCTACCGTTGCGCCGGCATGGTGGTGCTGCCCTGTAGCATGAGCACCGTGGCTAAATTGGCGGTGGGCATGAGTTCCGATCTATTGGAGCGGGCGGCGGATGTGCAAATCAAAGAAGGTAAACCCTTGGTGGTGGTGCCCAGGGAAACGCCCTTAAGTTTGATCCATCTGCGCAATCTCACTAGTTTGGCCGAGGCTGGAGTCCGCATTGTGCCCGCCATTCCCGCTTGGTATCATCAGCCCCAATCGGTGGAAGATTTAGTGGATTTTGTGGTGGCTAGGGCCTTGGATCAATTGGCGATCGACTGTGTGCCCCTCCAGCGTTGGCAAGGGGGTATGGAAGGGGAGTGA
- a CDS encoding alpha-E domain-containing protein, protein MLSRVADSVYWLNRYIERAENIARFVDVNLYLMLDLPYGAQQQWEPLVMTTGDLSFFKQHYGEVTKANVIQFLTFDQHYSNSILSCLNMARENARSIREIISSEMWEEINRFYLMVKEAGDRPPANIADFFARVKLSSHRFAGIMDATMTHNEAWHFGQMGRLQERADKTARILDVKYYYLLPSVEWVGTPLDQVEWIALLKSASAYEMYRKSQRRITPANVASFLILHPKFPRSIHFCLLQVQRSLHEVTGTPLGSWRNEAERALGRLCGEMGYITIEDVISQGLHEFLEEIQARVNEVGVKMAQTFFVNEPVLSPMPVQSQGQTQQQSLASF, encoded by the coding sequence ATGCTAAGCCGTGTTGCTGACTCCGTTTACTGGCTGAACCGCTACATCGAACGGGCGGAAAATATTGCTCGCTTTGTGGATGTGAACCTTTACCTAATGTTGGATTTACCCTACGGTGCCCAACAGCAGTGGGAGCCTTTGGTTATGACCACTGGGGATTTGAGCTTTTTCAAACAGCATTACGGCGAAGTCACCAAGGCTAATGTGATCCAATTCCTCACCTTTGATCAGCATTACTCCAACTCCATCCTTTCCTGCCTGAACATGGCCAGGGAAAATGCCCGCTCCATTCGAGAAATTATTTCTTCGGAGATGTGGGAAGAAATTAATCGCTTTTACCTTATGGTCAAAGAAGCTGGCGATCGCCCTCCGGCCAACATTGCCGACTTTTTTGCGCGGGTGAAACTATCTAGTCATCGCTTTGCCGGCATTATGGACGCCACCATGACCCATAACGAAGCTTGGCATTTTGGCCAGATGGGACGTTTGCAGGAAAGGGCTGACAAAACCGCCCGCATTTTGGACGTGAAATATTACTACCTGCTGCCTTCGGTGGAATGGGTCGGCACTCCCCTGGATCAGGTGGAATGGATTGCCCTACTCAAATCCGCCAGTGCTTACGAAATGTATCGCAAGAGCCAGCGGCGCATTACCCCTGCCAACGTGGCCAGCTTTCTGATTTTGCACCCCAAATTTCCACGTTCTATCCATTTTTGTCTACTCCAAGTACAACGGTCATTGCATGAAGTTACTGGTACGCCCCTCGGTTCCTGGCGCAATGAGGCAGAGAGGGCCCTGGGTCGACTTTGTGGAGAAATGGGCTACATCACCATCGAAGATGTTATTAGCCAAGGGCTACACGAATTCCTGGAGGAGATTCAAGCTAGGGTAAACGAAGTGGGGGTTAAAATGGCCCAGACGTTCTTTGTCAATGAGCCGGTGTTGTCGCCCATGCCAGTGCAAAGTCAAGGTCAGACCCAACAGCAATCCTTAGCTAGTTTTTAG
- a CDS encoding EAL domain-containing protein has product MSNDSIVRHVLVIEDQKSRRIVSLEENTYDIGRDPSSAIPIYDRQVSRHHATLIRVNDYQNHQYTYRLIDGNLQGKRSTNGVVVNGQYCLSHELEHGDVIRFGNQSKASYHIMNLTTESEEQPYGAEPVSVVANPIMGETYVDPLNFAMADHGYGEGAGFDHEAVEVEEDSSFSTAVVYNDEIPDVSRSAPLPSHRPPASLSENSTQLIVELTTAGQVIYANGATKALFPELMAIQAQHPLIQGLSNLSLTREGLQLERDIAIGQQIFHQRIFLGPDRSRLQCYSEDVTEYRKMEQGLNDLHHRLQAYREYSATGFLLVDARTKTVVEANSAFCQLLGYEESEVLDFTLYQLIAAERPVIEELLINLETQNYLSVPELEYRNREGQTVQVKGEVYRLPWEDREVYCFVMRTPRGRQGYSETLANQALYDPISKLPNRVNLQKELSLAIDAAAHHQHLMGVMFIHLEILNRINQAYGFGFGDEVFMAFHGAISDCMRSGDTVGQWDSNTLVIILAKIKSPQDSIRLAERILDRLKNPITVREREFIFNINIGISAYPNDGNRAEDLLSRANAALQKLRQTGFNHYQCYDPKFSTAALHQARLENLLQQAIAKRQLTLQYQPQIHLQSGEITAIEALLRWEHPEVGEIAPGKIIPIAARSNLIFELSDWIFRTACQQNLEWQKDGSPPRAIAINLSAREFYRQDLVMMVGKTLEETGLDPQWLELEITENTLRQQPAKALAILQDLKTFGVRIALDDFGLGQMGIGFVTQFPFTTIKIHQGFMARLRGTPQEMAILQSIFALSQGFQYRLVAEGIETDAQLSLIKQLQCQEVQGFLLSRPLRKREMGQFLQK; this is encoded by the coding sequence ATGAGTAACGATTCCATTGTCCGCCACGTCCTGGTCATTGAGGATCAGAAATCTCGTCGCATTGTTTCCCTAGAAGAAAACACCTACGACATCGGTCGGGACCCCAGCAGTGCCATCCCTATTTACGATCGCCAAGTTTCCCGTCACCACGCAACCCTGATCCGGGTTAACGACTATCAGAATCATCAATACACCTATAGATTAATTGACGGTAATCTCCAGGGAAAACGCAGCACCAATGGCGTGGTGGTCAACGGTCAATATTGTCTTTCCCATGAGTTGGAGCACGGGGACGTAATTCGCTTTGGCAATCAGTCCAAAGCCAGCTACCACATTATGAATCTGACCACAGAATCGGAGGAGCAACCCTACGGAGCCGAACCTGTGTCGGTGGTGGCCAACCCAATCATGGGGGAAACCTATGTGGACCCCCTAAACTTTGCCATGGCTGACCACGGCTATGGAGAAGGGGCTGGATTTGACCATGAAGCGGTAGAAGTAGAGGAAGACTCTTCCTTTTCCACAGCGGTGGTCTATAACGATGAAATACCAGATGTCAGCCGCAGTGCTCCATTACCAAGTCATCGTCCACCGGCTTCCCTCAGCGAAAATAGTACCCAGTTAATTGTTGAGTTAACCACTGCGGGGCAGGTGATTTACGCCAACGGGGCAACCAAAGCCTTATTTCCGGAACTAATGGCCATCCAGGCCCAACATCCTCTGATCCAAGGCCTCTCAAATTTATCCCTCACCAGGGAGGGCTTGCAGTTGGAACGGGATATTGCCATCGGCCAACAAATTTTTCATCAGCGGATTTTCCTTGGGCCAGACCGAAGCCGGTTACAGTGCTACAGCGAGGACGTGACCGAGTATCGCAAAATGGAGCAGGGGTTAAATGATCTCCACCATCGTTTGCAAGCCTATCGGGAATATAGCGCCACAGGTTTTCTGTTGGTGGATGCCCGCACCAAAACTGTGGTCGAAGCTAACAGTGCTTTTTGCCAGTTATTGGGCTATGAGGAATCGGAGGTTCTCGATTTCACCCTTTATCAGTTGATCGCCGCAGAACGGCCGGTGATTGAAGAACTATTAATTAACCTGGAAACCCAAAACTATCTATCGGTACCAGAACTAGAGTACCGCAATCGGGAAGGGCAAACGGTACAAGTCAAGGGGGAAGTGTATCGCCTACCGTGGGAGGACAGGGAGGTGTACTGTTTTGTCATGCGCACTCCCCGGGGTCGCCAGGGGTATTCAGAAACCTTGGCTAACCAAGCGTTGTATGACCCCATTAGTAAACTGCCCAACCGGGTAAATCTACAAAAGGAACTATCCCTCGCCATCGATGCGGCAGCCCACCACCAGCATCTCATGGGGGTGATGTTCATCCATTTAGAAATTCTCAATCGCATTAACCAGGCCTATGGCTTTGGCTTTGGGGATGAAGTATTTATGGCCTTCCACGGGGCGATCTCCGACTGTATGCGTTCCGGAGATACCGTAGGGCAATGGGATAGCAACACCCTAGTGATTATTCTGGCCAAGATAAAAAGCCCCCAGGATTCCATTCGTCTAGCGGAAAGAATTCTAGACCGCTTGAAAAATCCCATAACCGTGCGAGAAAGGGAATTTATTTTTAATATTAACATTGGCATTTCCGCCTACCCCAACGATGGTAACCGGGCCGAAGATTTACTCTCTCGAGCCAACGCCGCTCTGCAAAAATTGCGCCAAACTGGTTTTAATCATTATCAGTGCTACGATCCGAAATTTAGCACCGCCGCCCTCCATCAAGCCCGCCTAGAAAACCTTCTTCAACAGGCGATCGCCAAACGGCAACTTACCCTGCAATACCAACCCCAAATCCATCTCCAAAGTGGGGAAATCACCGCCATAGAAGCCCTACTCCGTTGGGAACATCCAGAAGTAGGGGAAATTGCCCCGGGAAAAATCATCCCCATTGCCGCCCGTAGCAATCTCATTTTTGAACTCAGCGATTGGATTTTTCGCACCGCCTGTCAACAAAATTTGGAGTGGCAAAAGGATGGTTCACCCCCTCGGGCGATCGCCATTAATCTATCAGCCCGGGAATTTTATCGCCAAGACCTAGTGATGATGGTAGGTAAAACCCTAGAGGAAACCGGCTTAGATCCCCAATGGTTGGAGCTAGAAATTACCGAAAATACTCTGAGGCAACAACCAGCCAAGGCCCTGGCCATTCTCCAAGACCTCAAAACCTTTGGGGTTAGAATTGCCCTAGACGACTTCGGCCTAGGCCAAATGGGCATTGGTTTTGTCACCCAGTTTCCCTTCACCACCATCAAAATTCATCAAGGATTCATGGCCCGCTTGCGGGGCACCCCCCAGGAAATGGCCATTCTCCAATCCATATTTGCATTAAGTCAGGGCTTCCAATATCGTCTGGTGGCCGAAGGGATAGAAACCGATGCCCAACTGAGCTTGATCAAGCAACTACAATGCCAGGAAGTACAAGGATTTTTGTTGAGTCGCCCCCTGCGGAAACGGGAAATGGGACAATTTTTACAGAAATAA
- a CDS encoding HEAT repeat domain-containing protein — protein sequence MRKYGAMRNQDDLLLEDSWVDPLDQLDDDVAPPPPDPDEMLVLLTSREAPQRMLAARAFCEIADRRAVEPLINLLGDSCPLVRVSAAYALGRNTDPTIVEPLIQSLQTDFNGYVRKGLVWALGNCGDRRALAPLIHALKTDISAVRLWSASSLPNIAKLAYEDVIATIPPLIEGLRRDKMAAVRSNCAWAVGQLCRELPSNVVYATAIDALLEALVEDEDFGVKEDAKSALLRLGDARGLQMIEDLEMDGLI from the coding sequence GTGAGAAAATATGGAGCTATGCGTAACCAAGATGATCTGCTACTGGAGGATTCCTGGGTTGATCCCCTGGATCAATTAGATGACGACGTAGCCCCTCCACCTCCGGACCCTGATGAAATGTTGGTGCTTCTGACCAGTAGAGAAGCCCCACAGAGGATGCTGGCGGCCCGGGCTTTTTGTGAAATTGCCGATCGCCGGGCGGTGGAGCCGTTGATCAATTTATTAGGGGATAGCTGTCCCCTGGTGCGGGTGAGTGCGGCCTATGCGTTGGGGCGTAATACGGACCCGACCATAGTGGAACCGCTAATTCAAAGTTTGCAAACAGATTTCAATGGTTATGTCCGCAAGGGATTGGTCTGGGCCTTGGGAAATTGTGGCGATCGCCGGGCTCTAGCGCCCTTGATCCATGCCCTCAAAACCGACATTTCCGCCGTGCGCCTCTGGAGTGCCAGCAGTTTGCCTAACATTGCCAAATTGGCCTACGAAGATGTTATTGCCACCATTCCCCCGTTGATTGAGGGACTGAGGCGGGACAAGATGGCCGCTGTCCGCAGTAATTGTGCCTGGGCGGTGGGGCAACTATGCCGGGAATTGCCTTCCAATGTGGTCTATGCCACGGCGATCGATGCCTTGCTGGAAGCCCTAGTGGAAGATGAAGATTTTGGCGTCAAGGAAGATGCCAAATCCGCCCTACTGCGACTGGGGGACGCCCGGGGACTACAGATGATTGAAGACCTGGAAATGGACGGACTGATCTAA